In Streptosporangium album, the following are encoded in one genomic region:
- a CDS encoding glutamate ABC transporter substrate-binding protein — MFRRSIVTAFALTLVTLTSACGGDGGSGSIVDKAKDEKKLVIGVKADQPGLGLRTPDGTFAGFDIEVAKYVAKALGVDPANITFKETVSANREAFLQQGQVDMVVATYSITDARKQKVSFAGPYFVAGQDLLVRADDSALTGPEALNGKKLCSVAGSTSAQKVKDTYAKEVQLQEERAYSACVDRVLGGQLDAITTDNVILAGYAAQHVGKLKVAGKTFSTEKYGIGLKKDDKQGRDAVNEALTKMFSDGSWKAAIEANFGAAGFAAPEAPKLERY, encoded by the coding sequence ATGTTCAGACGATCCATCGTCACGGCGTTCGCCCTCACCCTTGTCACCCTGACCTCCGCGTGTGGCGGCGACGGCGGTTCCGGCTCCATCGTGGACAAGGCGAAGGACGAGAAGAAGCTCGTCATCGGCGTCAAGGCCGACCAGCCCGGTCTCGGCCTGCGCACGCCGGACGGCACCTTCGCCGGTTTCGACATCGAGGTCGCCAAGTATGTCGCCAAGGCCCTCGGCGTCGACCCCGCCAACATCACTTTCAAGGAGACCGTCTCGGCCAACCGCGAGGCGTTCCTCCAGCAGGGCCAGGTCGACATGGTGGTGGCGACGTACTCCATCACCGACGCCCGCAAGCAGAAGGTCTCCTTCGCCGGGCCGTACTTCGTCGCCGGGCAGGACCTGCTCGTCCGCGCCGACGACAGCGCGCTGACCGGGCCCGAGGCGCTCAACGGCAAGAAGCTGTGCTCCGTCGCCGGCTCGACCTCCGCGCAGAAGGTCAAGGACACCTACGCCAAGGAGGTCCAGCTCCAGGAGGAGCGGGCCTACTCCGCGTGCGTGGACCGGGTGCTCGGCGGCCAGCTCGACGCCATCACCACCGACAACGTGATCCTCGCCGGCTACGCCGCCCAGCACGTCGGCAAGCTCAAGGTGGCCGGCAAGACGTTCAGCACCGAGAAGTACGGCATCGGCCTCAAGAAGGACGACAAGCAGGGCCGGGACGCCGTCAACGAGGCGCTGACCAAGATGTTCTCCGACGGGAGCTGGAAGGCCGCGATCGAGGCCAACTTCGGCGCCGCCGGCTTCGCCGCCCCCGAGGCGCCGAAGCTCGAAAGGTACTGA
- a CDS encoding amino acid ABC transporter ATP-binding protein — MTVHGVATEEPAAAEAPLVVLDKVNKHYGELHVLRDIDLSVQRGEVIVIIGPSGSGKSTLCRAINRLESIDSGVIAIDGTPLPAEGRQLARLRADVGMVFQNFNLFAHKTVLENVTLGPVTVLGKSKDAAERRGRELLDRVGIGNQADKYPAQLSGGQQQRVAIARSLAMDPKVILFDEPTSALDPEMVNEVLDVMTALARDGMTMLVVTHEMGFARRAADRVVFMADGQIVEENTPDDFFGAPRSERAKSFLAKILSH, encoded by the coding sequence ATGACCGTACACGGGGTGGCGACCGAGGAGCCTGCCGCCGCGGAGGCGCCGTTGGTGGTGCTGGACAAGGTCAACAAGCATTACGGCGAGCTGCACGTGCTCCGGGACATCGACCTGAGCGTCCAGCGCGGCGAGGTGATCGTGATCATCGGGCCGTCCGGGTCGGGCAAGTCCACCCTGTGCCGCGCGATCAACCGGCTTGAGAGCATCGACTCCGGCGTCATCGCCATTGACGGCACCCCGCTGCCCGCCGAGGGGCGGCAGCTCGCCCGGCTACGCGCCGACGTCGGCATGGTGTTCCAGAACTTCAACCTCTTCGCCCACAAGACGGTCCTGGAGAACGTCACGCTCGGACCGGTCACCGTGCTCGGGAAGAGCAAGGACGCGGCCGAGCGGCGGGGCCGCGAACTGCTCGACCGGGTGGGCATCGGCAACCAGGCCGACAAGTATCCGGCGCAGCTCTCCGGCGGCCAGCAGCAACGTGTCGCGATCGCCCGCTCGCTGGCCATGGACCCCAAAGTGATCCTCTTCGACGAACCCACCTCCGCACTCGACCCCGAGATGGTCAACGAGGTGCTCGACGTGATGACGGCGCTCGCCCGCGACGGCATGACGATGCTCGTGGTCACCCACGAGATGGGCTTCGCCCGCCGCGCCGCCGACCGGGTCGTGTTCATGGCCGACGGCCAGATCGTCGAGGAGAACACCCCCGACGACTTCTTCGGCGCTCCGCGCAGCGAGCGCGCCAAGTCATTCCTCGCCAAGATCCTCAGTCACTGA
- a CDS encoding glutamate ABC transporter substrate-binding protein, which translates to MTAFRATLAALVWLALAGCGVSGSPSRHSAFPEGSTMAHVQQRGVLTVGIKFDHPLFGYKDPATGRITGFDAEIARLVARDLTGSESNIRFIETIPRNREDFLRRGVVDVVLATYSITPARRRLVGFTDPYYYAGQDVLVRAGDTAVQDAADMGGKKVCTARGSTSVDRLRSEVPRAEIVLVDTYTECVTALITGRIDAISTDDTILLGLMIQHPEQVRLLRRPFGREPYGMGIRHEDTAFRDYLNTLIAGYLRDGRWDRAFRDTIGVVGAVAEQAKPSPIPR; encoded by the coding sequence GTGACCGCCTTCAGGGCGACGCTCGCCGCGCTGGTCTGGCTGGCACTCGCCGGCTGCGGCGTGTCCGGCTCGCCCTCGCGGCACTCGGCGTTCCCCGAGGGCTCCACCATGGCCCACGTCCAGCAGCGCGGCGTCCTCACCGTGGGCATCAAGTTCGACCATCCGCTGTTCGGCTACAAGGACCCGGCCACCGGGCGGATCACCGGATTCGACGCGGAGATCGCCCGGCTCGTCGCCAGAGACCTCACCGGCAGTGAGAGCAACATCCGCTTCATCGAGACCATACCCCGCAACCGCGAGGACTTCCTGCGGCGCGGCGTGGTCGACGTCGTCCTCGCGACATACTCGATCACGCCCGCGCGGCGCAGGCTGGTCGGCTTCACCGACCCCTACTACTACGCCGGGCAGGACGTGCTGGTCCGCGCCGGTGACACCGCCGTCCAGGACGCGGCGGACATGGGCGGAAAGAAGGTCTGCACGGCCAGGGGCTCCACCTCCGTGGACCGGCTGCGATCCGAAGTCCCCCGCGCCGAAATCGTGCTCGTCGACACCTATACGGAGTGCGTGACCGCCCTGATCACCGGGCGGATCGACGCGATCAGCACCGACGACACGATCCTGCTCGGTCTGATGATCCAGCACCCGGAACAGGTACGGCTCCTGCGCAGGCCGTTCGGCAGGGAGCCGTACGGCATGGGCATCCGCCACGAGGACACGGCCTTCCGCGACTACCTCAACACGCTGATCGCGGGCTACCTGCGCGACGGCCGGTGGGACCGCGCCTTCAGGGACACCATCGGCGTCGTGGGCGCAGTCGCCGAACAGGCCAAGCCCTCGCCCATCCCGCGCTGA
- a CDS encoding response regulator, protein MTTDITVLIVDDDPVVTTALRAQVNRIFGFKVVGIAHTGQAALAAAHHFAPRLVLLDLHLPDLPGLEVAHQLRRPNQPPMDVIVVSGQKDSTAVRAAMQRGALYYLVKPTRVDTLEQTLQRYAATIAQLAEAGSVEQQEIDRIFRSLHLDQTARPKSISAATEQSVLDALAAAEADLSAHEMAQAIGVSRATARRYLEYLAELGQVESGLRYGPTGRPQHRYRMRMP, encoded by the coding sequence GTGACGACGGACATCACCGTCCTCATCGTGGATGACGACCCGGTCGTCACCACCGCGCTGCGCGCGCAGGTGAATCGGATCTTCGGCTTCAAGGTGGTGGGCATCGCGCATACCGGACAGGCGGCCCTGGCCGCCGCGCACCACTTCGCGCCGCGGCTCGTCCTGCTCGACCTGCACCTGCCCGACCTGCCTGGCCTGGAGGTCGCCCACCAGCTCCGGCGGCCCAACCAGCCGCCCATGGACGTCATCGTGGTCTCCGGCCAGAAGGACTCGACCGCCGTCAGGGCGGCGATGCAGCGCGGCGCCCTCTACTACCTGGTCAAGCCCACCCGGGTGGACACCCTGGAACAGACGCTGCAGAGGTACGCCGCGACCATCGCGCAACTGGCGGAGGCCGGAAGCGTCGAGCAGCAGGAGATCGACCGGATCTTCCGTTCGCTGCACCTGGACCAGACGGCCCGGCCGAAGAGCATCTCCGCGGCCACGGAGCAGTCGGTGCTCGACGCGCTGGCCGCGGCCGAGGCCGATCTGTCCGCGCACGAGATGGCGCAGGCGATCGGCGTCAGCAGGGCGACCGCCCGGCGCTATCTGGAGTATCTCGCCGAGCTGGGGCAGGTCGAGTCGGGCCTGCGTTACGGGCCGACGGGCCGCCCGCAGCACAGGTACCGGATGCGGATGCCGTGA
- a CDS encoding hybrid sensor histidine kinase/response regulator produces the protein MTRLKGLFAVTALWILLGMLPLALLTSSSITLSDQAVRSEVRDRVETTASVSRVVVEQQMGSLKQLVSAFAQRPEVRRTVISGESATRSALAGYLKELAHMRSGISGVIVIGADGDMIGAEPRSGLPQDVSTTDWYLAVRSRGQAHVSQAYTPTMRGVSRAVAVAVPIPAADGGELLGILAAVYSLDAIQDFASQAAEAQGIRLLITDQSGVLVADPGRKVYALTSMREDPRVDAALAGRSLFTGFDGTVLSASEPIPDIGWTVTAEVPTAEALASAETLRMRVLSVAALLAVLIVAGLAVQIRTTRGRRRTQATLARYAEALAAARDEAVSASVAKTEFLAKVSHEIRTPINGVLGMNGLLLGTRMDDEQRHYAGTVQASAQNLLRLLDDFLDLSKIEAGRLEAEAVPFDLPRLCDEVVAPLAPHAYRQGLWLTLRLDDDVPQHVVGDPVRLRQVLSNLIGNALKFTVQGGVDLEVALETAGGEEAIGDDHVTLRFAVTDTGVGVGPDDRGRVFEVFRQVDSPITRRTGGSGLGLAISRQLTELMGGRIGLDSMEGIGSRFHLTLPVDVLTWSAPASAELRDRRVLVADARQEDRALAGRILAGAGLVAEQAQDAAAALAMLRTAAGDGHPFDLAVVDLDMSAVPEADEPVSLADAILSDSLLHATNVVVLVTPGRTGSAWPDVSVAPDRIVQSMTRPLSRRRLLAAIENTLSTADKDDESGNFEVESRSEPVRILVAEDDEVSREVARLVLRKAGHRVDVVDDGEQAVRAVLGGDYDLVFMDCQLPVLDGLAATVDIRRRQERPGRTPIIAMTAAAMPDDRVRCLEAGMNAHLTKPVDWQHVLGQIPAWVSPEVPAELEGLSPEDVADIAQAFLSSVPGVLHELREAVEAGHPKQAGSLAHRLRGSCAAVGAARAAELCRRVEELPATGTVSELAKELERVFGEMTRLTQGRELINRT, from the coding sequence GTGACGAGATTGAAAGGGCTGTTCGCCGTCACGGCGCTGTGGATCCTTCTTGGCATGCTGCCGCTGGCGCTGTTGACCTCCTCCAGCATCACCCTGTCCGATCAGGCCGTCCGCAGTGAGGTGCGCGACCGGGTGGAGACCACCGCCTCGGTGAGCCGAGTCGTGGTCGAGCAGCAGATGGGTTCGCTCAAGCAGTTGGTCAGCGCCTTCGCCCAGCGGCCGGAGGTACGGCGGACGGTGATCTCCGGCGAGTCGGCGACCCGTTCCGCGCTGGCCGGATACCTGAAGGAACTGGCCCACATGCGCAGCGGGATCAGCGGCGTGATCGTCATCGGGGCGGACGGCGACATGATCGGCGCCGAGCCGCGGAGCGGGCTGCCGCAGGACGTGAGCACCACCGACTGGTACCTCGCGGTGCGCAGTCGCGGCCAGGCACACGTGTCGCAGGCGTACACACCCACCATGCGGGGCGTGTCCAGGGCCGTCGCGGTGGCGGTGCCCATCCCGGCCGCCGACGGCGGAGAGCTGCTCGGCATCCTCGCGGCGGTCTACAGCCTGGACGCCATACAGGACTTCGCCTCGCAGGCGGCCGAGGCACAGGGGATCCGGCTGCTCATCACCGACCAGTCGGGCGTGCTCGTCGCCGACCCCGGACGGAAGGTCTACGCGCTCACCTCTATGCGGGAGGACCCGAGGGTGGACGCCGCGCTGGCCGGCCGTTCGCTGTTCACCGGATTCGACGGCACGGTGCTGTCGGCCTCGGAGCCCATCCCCGACATCGGCTGGACGGTGACCGCCGAGGTGCCCACCGCCGAGGCGCTGGCCTCGGCGGAGACCCTCCGGATGCGGGTGCTGTCCGTGGCCGCGCTGCTGGCGGTTCTCATCGTCGCAGGGCTGGCGGTGCAGATCCGCACCACCAGGGGTCGCCGCCGGACGCAGGCCACCCTGGCCAGGTACGCCGAGGCGCTTGCGGCGGCACGGGACGAGGCGGTCAGCGCCTCGGTGGCCAAGACCGAGTTCCTGGCCAAGGTCAGCCACGAGATACGCACCCCGATCAACGGCGTGCTCGGCATGAACGGCCTGTTGCTCGGCACCCGGATGGACGACGAGCAGCGCCACTACGCGGGCACCGTGCAGGCGTCGGCACAGAACCTGCTGCGTCTGCTCGACGACTTCCTCGACCTGTCGAAGATCGAGGCCGGCCGGCTCGAGGCCGAAGCCGTGCCGTTCGACCTGCCCCGGTTGTGCGACGAGGTCGTGGCGCCGCTGGCCCCGCACGCCTATCGGCAGGGGCTCTGGCTCACCCTCCGCCTGGATGACGACGTGCCCCAGCACGTCGTCGGTGACCCGGTACGGCTGCGCCAGGTGCTCAGCAACCTGATCGGCAACGCGCTGAAGTTCACCGTTCAGGGCGGAGTCGACCTGGAGGTCGCGCTGGAGACGGCAGGGGGGGAGGAGGCGATCGGCGACGATCACGTCACGCTGCGGTTCGCCGTCACCGACACCGGGGTGGGAGTGGGGCCCGACGACAGGGGCCGGGTCTTCGAGGTCTTCCGCCAGGTGGACTCGCCCATCACCCGCCGCACCGGCGGCAGCGGGCTCGGCCTGGCCATCAGCAGGCAGCTCACCGAACTGATGGGTGGCCGGATCGGGCTGGACAGCATGGAGGGGATCGGCAGCAGGTTCCACCTCACCTTGCCGGTGGACGTCCTGACCTGGTCCGCCCCCGCCTCTGCGGAGTTGCGCGACCGGCGGGTCCTCGTCGCCGACGCGCGGCAGGAGGACCGCGCGCTGGCCGGGCGGATTCTGGCCGGTGCGGGGCTCGTCGCCGAGCAGGCGCAGGACGCGGCGGCCGCGCTCGCGATGCTGCGGACCGCCGCCGGTGACGGGCACCCCTTCGACCTGGCCGTCGTCGATCTCGACATGAGTGCCGTTCCCGAGGCGGACGAGCCGGTCTCGCTCGCCGACGCGATCCTGTCCGACTCCCTGCTCCATGCCACGAACGTGGTCGTACTGGTCACCCCGGGCCGGACCGGATCCGCCTGGCCGGACGTGTCCGTCGCCCCCGACCGGATCGTGCAGTCGATGACCCGTCCGCTCAGCCGCCGCCGCCTGCTCGCCGCCATCGAGAACACCCTGTCCACGGCCGACAAGGACGACGAGTCCGGCAACTTCGAAGTGGAGTCCAGGTCGGAACCGGTACGGATCCTCGTCGCCGAGGACGACGAGGTCAGCCGCGAGGTCGCCAGGCTCGTCCTGCGTAAGGCCGGGCACCGGGTCGACGTGGTCGACGACGGAGAGCAGGCGGTGCGGGCGGTGCTCGGTGGCGACTACGACCTGGTCTTCATGGACTGTCAGCTCCCCGTGCTCGACGGTCTGGCGGCGACGGTGGACATCAGACGGCGGCAGGAGAGGCCCGGCCGTACCCCGATCATCGCGATGACCGCCGCCGCGATGCCGGACGACCGCGTCCGCTGCCTGGAGGCGGGCATGAACGCCCACCTCACCAAGCCGGTGGACTGGCAGCACGTGCTCGGCCAGATCCCGGCCTGGGTGAGCCCGGAGGTTCCGGCCGAGTTGGAAGGTCTGTCACCGGAGGACGTGGCGGACATCGCACAGGCGTTCCTGTCCAGTGTGCCCGGTGTCCTCCATGAGCTGCGGGAGGCGGTGGAAGCGGGGCATCCCAAGCAGGCCGGATCGCTCGCGCACCGTCTCAGGGGCAGCTGCGCGGCCGTCGGCGCCGCGAGGGCCGCCGAGCTGTGCCGCCGTGTCGAGGAGCTGCCCGCGACGGGCACCGTGTCGGAGCTGGCGAAGGAACTGGAGCGGGTGTTCGGCGAGATGACCCGCCTGACGCAGGGACGAGAACTGATTAACAGGACATAG
- a CDS encoding WXG100-like domain-containing protein yields MMDPFQALSWFAGVHVPEADTSNLRARAQSLRAFADSIEEIAGRAEAGVGTVRRHNDSRTVDRFADLWPNELAPRYAAMAANLRELADGCDEYAETVDEHREQLWIIGTQIAAMAFTMMFGYLYPSARFMAEAAMKWLVARARLEKTIFQKIIKMVLAKRIGKYNVGTYLVREGLDAVSDALVWTVVKTGVHVASSAATGQPIGSIPDYMAKHFAAELAYNGGIKAMRDVRRFIPATKVTETLLGTGPAGNFFRRTVSASLVYNGVTGSISDEATLRSALAHAPRAFILKR; encoded by the coding sequence ATGATGGATCCATTCCAGGCGCTCTCCTGGTTCGCGGGCGTGCACGTGCCCGAGGCCGACACGTCCAACCTCCGTGCCCGCGCCCAGAGCCTGCGGGCCTTCGCGGACTCGATCGAGGAGATCGCCGGCCGCGCCGAGGCGGGCGTCGGCACGGTGCGCAGGCACAACGACAGCCGTACGGTCGACCGTTTCGCCGATCTCTGGCCGAACGAGCTCGCTCCTCGCTATGCCGCCATGGCGGCGAACCTGCGGGAACTCGCCGACGGTTGCGACGAGTACGCCGAAACGGTGGACGAGCACCGCGAACAGCTCTGGATCATCGGCACCCAGATCGCCGCCATGGCGTTCACCATGATGTTCGGCTACCTTTACCCCTCCGCGAGGTTCATGGCAGAGGCGGCCATGAAATGGCTGGTGGCCAGGGCGCGGCTGGAGAAGACCATCTTTCAGAAGATCATCAAGATGGTCCTCGCCAAGCGGATCGGCAAGTACAACGTGGGCACCTACCTCGTTCGCGAAGGGCTCGACGCGGTGTCCGACGCCCTCGTCTGGACCGTGGTGAAGACGGGTGTGCACGTGGCGTCCTCGGCCGCCACGGGCCAGCCCATCGGCTCGATCCCGGACTACATGGCCAAGCACTTCGCCGCCGAGCTGGCCTACAACGGCGGCATCAAGGCGATGCGCGACGTGCGCAGGTTCATCCCGGCGACAAAGGTCACCGAGACGCTTCTCGGCACAGGTCCGGCGGGCAACTTCTTCCGGCGCACGGTGTCGGCCTCGCTGGTCTACAACGGCGTCACCGGATCGATATCCGACGAGGCGACGCTGCGGTCCGCTCTCGCACACGCCCCGCGGGCCTTCATCCTCAAGCGGTGA
- a CDS encoding YbaB/EbfC family nucleoid-associated protein, whose protein sequence is MTTPGDPLRQTGDPEIDRALSRLMAETAGFEEVRRQVEETKGRGEGANGQITVEVLATGSLRTLRIDPRAMRLGSEALAEAILEAVRQAEEDASSRMTALTQPLVDPSWENGRR, encoded by the coding sequence ATGACGACACCGGGGGACCCTCTCCGGCAGACCGGCGATCCGGAGATCGACCGCGCGCTGTCCCGGCTCATGGCGGAGACGGCTGGGTTCGAAGAGGTCAGGCGCCAGGTCGAGGAGACAAAGGGGCGGGGCGAGGGGGCGAACGGCCAGATCACCGTCGAGGTCCTGGCCACCGGCTCGCTCCGGACGCTGCGGATCGATCCGCGCGCGATGCGGCTCGGCTCCGAGGCGCTGGCCGAGGCGATCCTGGAGGCGGTCAGGCAGGCCGAGGAGGACGCCTCAAGCCGGATGACCGCGCTGACCCAGCCTCTCGTGGACCCGTCATGGGAGAACGGCCGCCGCTGA
- a CDS encoding P1 family peptidase, with amino-acid sequence MADASRHVALNMTGRGHRARDLGIVIGEYGPGEHNAITDVPGVRVGHCTVLREPDIRTGVTAIVPDGVGPHAPLPAGLFAGNGHGKLIGATQLAELGLIEAPVMLTATLSAFRVADAVVSWMLARPDCADVRTFNPVVGECNDGYLSDIRARPVGEAQVLEAIDGAAPGPVAEGCVGAGTGTGALGFKAGIGTASRVLDLADGPVTLGALVQANFGGTLRVLGSTVTPASLGLAEPAAPDVGSCMVVVATDAPLDARQLTRLARRAVFALGRVGASYSHGSGDYGIAFSVQPEGAPPRDAALSPLFGAALDVVEEAVLNSLFTATTMTGVGGRTLYAIPLPRLMGSR; translated from the coding sequence ATGGCGGACGCATCACGGCACGTGGCCTTGAACATGACGGGGCGTGGTCACAGGGCGCGTGACCTCGGGATCGTGATCGGCGAGTATGGGCCGGGCGAGCACAACGCCATCACCGACGTGCCCGGTGTACGTGTCGGACACTGCACCGTCCTTCGGGAACCCGACATCCGCACCGGCGTGACCGCGATCGTCCCTGACGGCGTCGGCCCGCACGCGCCGTTGCCGGCGGGCCTGTTCGCCGGTAACGGCCACGGCAAGCTGATCGGCGCCACCCAGCTGGCCGAGCTCGGGCTGATCGAGGCACCCGTCATGCTCACGGCGACGTTGTCGGCGTTTCGCGTGGCCGACGCGGTGGTGAGTTGGATGCTGGCGCGGCCGGACTGCGCGGACGTGCGGACCTTCAACCCGGTCGTGGGAGAGTGCAACGACGGATACCTGTCGGACATCCGCGCCCGTCCGGTCGGTGAGGCGCAGGTGCTGGAGGCCATCGACGGCGCGGCGCCGGGGCCGGTGGCGGAAGGATGCGTCGGGGCGGGCACCGGCACCGGCGCGCTGGGATTCAAGGCGGGCATCGGCACCGCTTCCCGGGTGCTCGACCTGGCGGACGGGCCGGTCACCCTCGGTGCCCTGGTGCAGGCGAACTTCGGCGGCACGCTCCGCGTCCTCGGCTCCACGGTCACGCCGGCCTCCCTGGGGCTGGCCGAGCCCGCCGCCCCGGATGTGGGGTCATGCATGGTCGTCGTCGCGACCGACGCGCCCCTTGACGCCCGCCAGCTCACCCGCCTGGCGCGGCGCGCGGTGTTCGCACTGGGACGGGTCGGCGCCTCCTACAGCCATGGCAGTGGGGACTACGGCATCGCCTTCTCGGTCCAGCCGGAGGGTGCGCCTCCCCGGGACGCGGCGTTGAGCCCGCTGTTCGGGGCGGCGCTCGACGTCGTGGAGGAGGCCGTGCTGAACTCGCTGTTCACCGCGACGACCATGACGGGCGTGGGCGGGCGCACCCTGTACGCGATACCGCTCCCGCGCCTCATGGGGTCCCGGTAG
- a CDS encoding response regulator transcription factor, whose amino-acid sequence MTPIRVVIADDQMMVRQGFTVLLNAEPGIEVVGQAVNGLDAVTKVAERLVVAEQTVKTRVSRILVRLGLRDRTQAAVYAYETGLVRPAGY is encoded by the coding sequence ATGACACCCATCCGCGTGGTGATCGCCGACGACCAGATGATGGTCCGCCAGGGCTTCACGGTGCTACTCAACGCCGAACCCGGCATCGAGGTCGTCGGCCAGGCCGTCAACGGCCTCGACGCCGTCACCAAGGTCGCCGAACGGCTGGTGGTGGCGGAACAGACCGTCAAGACCCGTGTGAGCCGGATCCTGGTCAGGCTCGGCCTGCGCGATCGGACCCAGGCCGCGGTCTACGCATACGAGACGGGGCTGGTGCGCCCAGCCGGGTACTGA
- a CDS encoding sensor histidine kinase has protein sequence MRIATHRGPLWVRPQVAAETLAITTLVSLVCVTFVNRGHFGDVVPALPVLVTSTVIGAVLRGLRVARTQLVEQEELTAEERARRTLLEERNRIAREPHDVVAHHMSVISIQAQVAPHLVEDPPEELTENLAGIRENAVEALTELRRILGVLRSQDAQADGVRHTPQPTLDRLEELVANVRGAGVTLTAEIIGEPRPLSPGVELSAFRIVQEALSNAMRHAPGAAVRVEIGYHPGAPTVRVANTAPDRPAPPSPGAGHGLLGMRERTAMLGGDLATGSTPDGGYEVTALLPATAPKLPAESVEDTP, from the coding sequence GTGCGCATCGCCACACACCGCGGTCCGCTATGGGTCCGTCCCCAGGTCGCGGCCGAGACGCTGGCGATCACCACCCTGGTGAGCCTGGTCTGCGTGACGTTCGTCAACCGGGGCCACTTCGGCGATGTCGTGCCGGCCCTCCCGGTCCTCGTGACCTCGACGGTGATCGGCGCCGTGCTGCGCGGTCTCCGCGTGGCCCGGACCCAGCTGGTCGAACAGGAGGAACTCACCGCCGAGGAGCGGGCCCGGCGCACCCTGCTGGAGGAACGCAACCGGATCGCCCGCGAGCCGCACGACGTGGTCGCCCACCACATGTCGGTGATCTCCATCCAGGCGCAGGTCGCCCCGCATCTGGTCGAAGACCCTCCCGAGGAGCTGACGGAGAACCTGGCGGGCATCCGCGAGAACGCCGTCGAGGCGCTGACCGAACTGCGGCGGATCCTGGGTGTGCTGCGCTCACAGGACGCCCAGGCGGACGGGGTGCGCCACACCCCGCAGCCCACCCTCGACCGGCTGGAGGAACTGGTCGCCAACGTACGCGGCGCCGGGGTCACGCTCACCGCCGAGATCATCGGTGAGCCGCGCCCGCTGTCGCCGGGCGTCGAGCTGTCGGCGTTCCGTATCGTCCAGGAGGCGCTCAGCAACGCGATGCGGCACGCGCCCGGAGCCGCGGTACGGGTGGAGATCGGGTACCACCCCGGCGCTCCGACCGTCCGGGTCGCCAACACCGCGCCGGACCGGCCCGCCCCACCGTCACCGGGCGCCGGGCACGGCCTGCTGGGCATGCGCGAACGCACGGCCATGCTGGGCGGTGATCTGGCCACCGGCTCCACCCCGGACGGCGGCTACGAAGTGACCGCGCTCCTGCCAGCCACCGCCCCGAAGCTGCCCGCCGAGTCTGTTGAGGACACCCCATGA